From Camelus ferus isolate YT-003-E chromosome 15, BCGSAC_Cfer_1.0, whole genome shotgun sequence, the proteins below share one genomic window:
- the PTRHD1 gene encoding putative peptidyl-tRNA hydrolase PTRHD1, whose protein sequence is MHWGVGPAFLWGRKMAACGVETQILVQYLVLRKDLSQAPFSWPAGALVAQACHAATAALHIHRDHPHTAAYLRELGRMRKVVLEAPDETTLKLLAETLQQKNVDHTLWLEQPENIPTCIALRPYPKEEVNQYLKKFRLFK, encoded by the exons ATGCACTGGGGAGTAGGCCCGGCCTTTCTGTGGGGTAGGAAGATGGCGGCCTGTGGCGTGGAGACGCAGATCCTGGTACAATATTTGGTGTTACGAAAGGATCTCTCACAGGCTCCGTTTTCCTGGCCAGCGGGCGCATTGGTAGCACAAGCTTGTCACGCAGCCACCGCAGCCTTACACATTCACCGAGACCACCCGCACACGGCAGCTTACCTCCGGGAGCTGGGGCGCATGCGCAAAGTGGTCCTCGAG GCCCCGGATGAGACCACCTTAAAGTTGCTGGCTGAGACACTGCAACAGAAGAACGTTGACCACACGCTGTGGCTGGAACAACCAGAGAACATCCCCACTTGCATTGCACTCCGTCCCTACCCCAAGGAAGAAGTGAACCAGTATTTGAAGAAGTTCCGATTATTCAAATGA
- the CENPO gene encoding centromere protein O: protein MPGQLHRQAPGNLDMELANAQSQDGESKGGVLAHLERLEIQLSKSHKKLEEPQREQAVESALGTKIHKLRLLRDKLSAEVKQRQARVKVSAANVEPDQTLEISEQEILERKQENVKAILQAYRFTGISGKLTSRGVCVCISTAFEGNLLDSYFVDLVIQKPLRIHHHSIPVFIPLEEIAAKYLQTNIQHFLFILCEYLNAYSGRKYQADRLQSDFAACLAGPLQRNSLCNLLSFTYKVEPKDQSFPFCARLLYKDLTTALPTDVTVTYRGTDASATTWEEQRAAHEHMFFTKPLHQVFTSFARKGEKLDMSLVS, encoded by the exons ATGCCTGGACAACTTCATAGGCAGGCGCCTGGAAATCTGGATATGGAGCTGGCGAATGCTCAAAGTCAGGACGGCGAGTCCAAAGGAG GTGTTTTAGCTCACTTGGAAAGACTAGAGATTCAACTAAGTAAATCCCATAAAAAATTGGAAGAGCCACAGAGAGAACAGGCAGTGGAAAGTGCTCTTGGAACCAAGATTCATAAACTGAGACTTCTGCGAGATAAACTGAGTGCCGAAGTGAAACAACGTCAAGCCAGA GTTAAAGTATCTGCTGCCAATGTAGAGCCTGACCAAACATTGGAGATTAGTGAGCAAGAAATTTtggagagaaaacaggaaaatgtgaaagCCATTCTACAGGCATATCGTTTTACAG GGATCAGTGGGAAACTGACCAGCCGAGGAGTCTGTGTTTGTATCAGCACTGCTTTTGAGGGGAATCTCCTGGATTCCTATTTTGTGGACCTTGTCATACAGAAACCACTTCGGATACATCACCATTCGATTCCAGTCTTCATTCCTTTAGAGGAGATAGCTGCAAAATACTTACAGACTAATATTCAGCACTTCCTGTTCATTCTTTGCGAATACCTAAATGCTTACTCTGGGAGGAAGTACCAGGCAGATCGACTTCAG AGTGACTTTGCAGCCTGTCTGGCTGGGCCCTTGCAGAGAAACTCACTGTGCAACTTGCTGTCATTTACTTACAAAGTGGAGCCGAAGGACCAGTCCTTCCCATTTTGTGCCAGGCTGCTGTATAAGGACCTCACAACAGCCCTTCCAACTGATGTCACCGTTACTTATCGAG GGACGGATGCATCAGCCACCACGTGGGAAGAACAGCGAGCAGCCCATGAACATATGTTTTTTACAAAGCCCCTGCATCAAGTGTTTACTTCATTtgcaagaaaaggagaaaagctgGATATGAGCCTGGTCTCCTAG